A genomic window from Tolypothrix sp. PCC 7910 includes:
- a CDS encoding filamentous hemagglutinin N-terminal domain-containing protein: MSYRLLGIFASSGAIACTLGLTTGVKAQIIPDNSLGSDRSIVTPNVQQQGNVIERIDGGAIRGNNLFHSFQEFNVGDRQRVYFANPSGIENILGRVTGNQASKIFGTLGVLGGANLYLINPNGIIFGQNARLDISGSFFASTSSGVLFPNGEEFSTQNPQSPPLLTIKQPLGLDSWLPPESTITNSGNLSVGQNLTLVAQNLDLQGQLQAGRNLTLQASDTIKIRDTVNNPFIASAKQQLLAQGNKIDIFALNNPASGLFAGENLLLRSANAIGGNAQFYSNGNFRLEQLNGKGGDLSSTDDPVIRASGDVSFNSYTGASLHIFAGGSVTIDSLTITGPDTTNFINQTVTLSDGVTQVPINGSLIPTVDIRAGTTAVNPPGIAGESSNFSPTPNINGNSSNANITINQIVNQGGLIFLTNQYQPNPVLSGDITVTSLLGTFGGVARGGDVVIDSRGKITTPNFLDASGFDFVTFSFANPGGDITLLAKGDIFMPSGSQIVSYGSSGGNITLKSQSAIIQAPAPLGISYIESAGYGSGQGGDVTLNAPLISLSNYVQSNLYAGAKGPGGKLIITANSLEANQAELSNFTLGGNAGNVIVNADSISLNNSRLGSQTISADGGKAGDVEINTKTFIATNGGQVFSQTQGVGNGGKITVRATDAIALTGISDRGIFSGFSSVVFPTAQGNGGIIDIQTNSLSLQQGAQIRASTQGVGDAGRIEVNAAKSITLDGAILFSPGNFPQPQVIPSGILSEVLPGSQGTGNIINIKTGQLSVKNGAGISTSTATADNAGSIFINATESVSFDGNPGEPFKPSGAFVSALAGATGKGGTLQITAPSLSVTNGAQLEALTAGGGNAGNIAVIVKDKVLLAGANTGVFSNTTAGSTGNGGNIFIDPELVEIRDGATVSVNSQGSGIGGNIRIEATRLTLENQAVISAETASTNGGNISLSLPDYLLLLQNSRVSTNAGNAGAGGNGGNVIIGTNFIVTVPKDNNTITANAFFGRGGNVDITATSLFGIGNQQQSTSGNKITASSEFGVAGTVSINNLDIDPASGLVELPDTPNDPSDRIIASCAATEGNSFIITGRGGLPVDPTTTIRDQTLLSDLRDFTTAQNRNQASNSAPLTKEFIVAATSWRINAQGEVELVAAIPQETSPQQRFNCRHS, from the coding sequence ATGTCGTATAGGCTGCTGGGAATTTTCGCCAGTAGTGGTGCGATCGCCTGTACGCTAGGCTTAACTACAGGCGTAAAAGCACAAATTATTCCTGACAATAGTTTAGGTAGCGATCGCTCAATTGTTACCCCGAATGTGCAACAGCAAGGTAATGTCATCGAACGCATTGATGGCGGTGCAATTCGGGGTAATAACCTGTTTCACAGCTTCCAAGAATTTAACGTTGGCGATCGTCAACGAGTTTATTTTGCCAATCCCTCTGGTATAGAAAATATCCTGGGAAGAGTTACTGGAAACCAAGCCTCGAAGATTTTCGGGACGCTAGGGGTTTTAGGTGGTGCTAACCTGTATTTGATTAATCCTAACGGTATAATTTTCGGACAAAATGCCCGCTTAGATATTTCCGGTTCTTTTTTCGCTAGCACTAGCAGCGGTGTATTATTTCCAAACGGGGAAGAATTTAGTACCCAAAACCCCCAATCACCACCTTTATTAACTATCAAGCAACCTCTAGGTTTAGATAGTTGGTTACCACCCGAAAGTACTATTACTAATTCTGGTAACTTATCTGTAGGGCAAAATTTGACTTTAGTTGCTCAAAATCTCGACTTACAAGGACAATTACAGGCTGGTCGTAATTTAACTTTGCAAGCTAGCGATACAATTAAAATTCGCGATACTGTTAATAACCCCTTCATCGCCTCAGCAAAACAACAACTATTAGCTCAAGGCAATAAAATAGATATCTTTGCTTTAAATAATCCCGCCAGTGGCTTATTTGCTGGAGAAAATCTGCTGTTACGTTCAGCTAATGCAATTGGTGGAAACGCCCAATTTTATAGCAATGGTAACTTTCGCCTTGAACAATTGAATGGTAAAGGTGGAGATTTATCCAGCACAGATGATCCCGTGATTCGTGCTAGTGGTGATGTGAGTTTTAATAGTTATACAGGGGCTTCCTTACATATTTTTGCAGGTGGGAGTGTCACCATTGATAGTTTAACTATCACAGGCCCTGATACCACTAATTTTATCAATCAAACAGTCACCTTATCTGATGGCGTAACCCAAGTTCCGATTAATGGTAGTTTAATACCCACCGTTGATATTAGAGCCGGAACCACCGCTGTTAACCCACCGGGAATTGCAGGAGAATCCTCTAATTTTTCTCCTACTCCTAATATCAATGGCAATTCTAGCAATGCCAATATCACCATCAATCAAATTGTTAACCAGGGAGGGTTGATTTTTTTAACCAATCAATATCAACCCAATCCGGTGTTATCCGGTGATATTACTGTGACATCTTTGCTAGGAACATTCGGCGGTGTGGCTAGGGGTGGTGATGTAGTGATTGACTCCCGGGGAAAAATTACCACTCCCAACTTTCTAGATGCTTCGGGATTTGATTTTGTGACTTTTTCCTTTGCCAACCCTGGAGGCGATATCACACTGTTAGCTAAAGGTGATATTTTTATGCCATCAGGATCGCAAATTGTTTCCTATGGTTCCTCTGGGGGAAACATTACTCTCAAGAGTCAATCAGCGATTATTCAAGCACCAGCACCTCTAGGAATTTCCTATATTGAAAGTGCAGGCTATGGTTCGGGACAAGGTGGTGATGTCACATTAAACGCACCTTTAATTTCCCTGAGTAACTATGTCCAAAGTAATTTATATGCAGGGGCAAAAGGCCCTGGTGGTAAGCTAATTATTACTGCTAATTCTTTAGAAGCCAACCAAGCGGAATTATCAAATTTTACTCTCGGTGGCAACGCTGGTAACGTCATCGTTAATGCTGACAGCATCTCTTTAAATAACTCTAGACTAGGAAGCCAGACTATCAGTGCCGATGGAGGCAAAGCTGGCGATGTAGAAATTAATACCAAAACCTTTATCGCTACCAATGGAGGGCAGGTATTTTCGCAAACTCAAGGTGTGGGCAATGGTGGTAAAATTACCGTCAGAGCTACAGATGCGATCGCGCTCACGGGTATCTCTGATAGGGGGATTTTTAGTGGTTTTAGTAGCGTTGTCTTTCCTACTGCTCAAGGCAACGGTGGCATTATTGATATTCAGACTAACTCTCTATCTTTGCAACAAGGCGCGCAAATTAGAGCCTCTACCCAGGGAGTTGGTGATGCAGGCAGAATTGAGGTAAATGCAGCCAAATCCATTACCCTGGATGGGGCAATTTTATTTTCCCCTGGTAATTTTCCCCAACCACAGGTAATTCCTAGCGGTATTCTGAGCGAAGTTTTACCTGGTTCCCAAGGGACAGGTAATATTATTAACATCAAAACAGGTCAACTATCGGTAAAAAATGGTGCTGGGATTAGCACTAGTACTGCTACTGCTGATAATGCAGGTAGTATTTTTATTAATGCTACTGAATCAGTCTCCTTCGATGGTAATCCTGGTGAACCTTTTAAACCTAGTGGTGCATTTGTCAGCGCCTTAGCAGGTGCAACCGGCAAAGGTGGAACTTTACAAATTACTGCACCCTCTTTATCGGTTACCAATGGCGCACAGTTAGAAGCATTAACTGCAGGTGGTGGCAATGCAGGCAATATCGCAGTCATAGTTAAAGATAAAGTCTTGCTGGCTGGCGCAAATACAGGGGTATTTTCCAATACCACGGCTGGTTCTACTGGGAATGGTGGCAATATTTTCATCGATCCCGAACTTGTAGAGATTCGCGATGGTGCAACTGTTTCGGTGAATAGCCAAGGCTCTGGGATTGGCGGTAATATCCGGATTGAAGCCACCAGATTAACCCTAGAAAATCAAGCTGTAATTTCTGCGGAGACAGCCAGCACCAATGGCGGCAATATTAGCCTGAGTTTACCAGACTATTTATTGTTACTGCAAAATAGCCGCGTTTCCACAAATGCCGGCAATGCGGGTGCTGGTGGTAATGGTGGCAATGTGATCATCGGCACAAATTTTATTGTCACCGTACCCAAAGACAATAATACTATTACAGCCAATGCTTTCTTTGGACGTGGTGGCAATGTCGATATTACCGCCACAAGCCTTTTTGGGATTGGTAATCAACAGCAAAGTACCTCTGGAAATAAGATTACTGCAAGTTCTGAGTTTGGCGTTGCCGGCACTGTATCGATTAATAACCTCGACATCGATCCGGCTTCCGGCTTAGTGGAGTTACCAGACACGCCTAACGATCCCAGCGATCGCATTATTGCTAGTTGTGCTGCAACTGAGGGTAATTCCTTTATCATCACAGGAAGAGGCGGCTTACCAGTCGATCCCACTACAACTATTCGCGATCAAACTCTGTTATCGGATCTGCGAGATTTCACCACCGCACAGAACCGCAATCAAGCTAGTAATTCTGCACCGCTAACTAAAGAATTTATTGTTGCAGCAACAAGCTGGAGAATTAATGCTCAAGGAGAAGTAGAATTGGTAGCTGCTATACCTCAAGAAACTTCACCTCAGCAAAGGTTTAATTGTAGACATTCATAA
- a CDS encoding DUF11 domain-containing protein: protein MANKNSKSSHKSKSFEKLDSSRKSKGKNQTKDKCEPVLADLSLSQTLSDKSLFIGDEVTFTLTLKNSGPANATGVKIQDLLPSGFSFLSVKASVGTYDSTTGIWDVGCIKSGCKVTLTLKATVLNATDGAAYTNVAEIIAADQKDPDSVVNNGDPTEDDYSSATLYVIKQADLSLSQTISNESLFVGDEVSFTLTLNNSGPANATGVKIQDLLPSGFSLIDADTSVGTYDSTTGIWDVGCIDSGDNVTLTLKATVLNVADGAAYTNVAEIVAADQEDPDSVVNNGDPTEDDYSSATLYVIKQADLSLSQTISNESLFVGDEVSFTLTLNNSGPANATGVKIQDLLPSGFSLIDADTSVGTYDSTTGIWDVGCIDSGDNVTLTLKATVLNVADGAAYTNVAEIVAADQEDPDSVVNNGDPTEDDYSSATLYVIKQADLSLSQTISNESLFVGDEVSFTLTLNNSGPANATGVKIQDLLPSGFSLIDADTSVGTYDSTIGIWDVGSIKSGDNVTLTLKATVLNATDASAYTNMAEIVAADQEDPDSVVNNGNPTEDDYNSILAPVANLSIEKEFTLVNQQSFSDLKQSVDYNNDGKADQLIALPGDEVTFTITVRNNGFGDATGVQIVDDLRQKLPIGLDFVSFADLDSGTSIDTDNNVQTLEILFDNIAAGEAKTITVNAKVSTENITSVNLTGRLGTIDPETDKINTALPEYYETPFNGVFFLNYNVQKSNGDDKVEFGFLNIQNQAEVVAVNGKTLNSGTVAASSRLDVSTYKLEGTLNNEQPFRVFSVENFNNPNNTNASFFFNPDPISGSISVGYPYQNQSEFLQPGEIGIAGFEAEWAKSTAPQYLADLAVWNGLGADGNLTNAGETTTVDEQAVINALYNFIADGVYSRDRFNNGSFTFNNGTQVENLIFQAGQYSPELIDFVNILVTDTGVVFTETNPQINRQALPDAQIESFSTVADSQFTDLQAIFDSFNFSVPTGVNITIQDSNGDGSISTRLQEIGGYKNNWLVSSITIDSNVNHVTFAACGSGANYDFASQNLIISNPNTTFTLKGSEYDKNKIIGTRFDDVIKGGNCADSLSGFDGNDVICGEKGDDLITGGRGDDYLSGGDGYDRFIFGANFGNDTIHDFCECDAIDLKQLILTQGTLDSNGDGVVDSCDQLASIDNCNLKLDLTSINGGTITFTGVTSVNITDFIL from the coding sequence ATGGCTAATAAAAATTCTAAATCTTCTCATAAATCTAAAAGTTTTGAAAAGCTGGATTCTTCGCGCAAGAGTAAAGGGAAAAATCAGACTAAAGATAAATGCGAACCAGTTTTGGCAGATTTATCTCTGAGTCAAACACTCTCTGATAAATCCTTATTTATAGGTGATGAGGTTACTTTCACCCTAACTTTGAAAAATAGCGGCCCAGCTAATGCGACAGGGGTGAAAATTCAAGATTTACTACCTTCTGGTTTTAGCTTCCTTAGTGTTAAGGCTAGTGTGGGAACTTATGACAGTACAACTGGGATTTGGGATGTTGGTTGTATTAAGTCAGGCTGTAAAGTCACCCTCACCCTCAAAGCCACAGTTTTGAATGCCACTGATGGGGCTGCTTATACTAATGTGGCAGAAATTATTGCCGCCGATCAAAAAGATCCAGATTCAGTTGTGAATAATGGCGATCCCACAGAGGATGACTACAGCAGTGCCACTTTATATGTAATTAAGCAGGCTGATTTATCACTGAGTCAAACAATATCTAATGAATCCCTATTTGTAGGTGATGAAGTCTCTTTTACCCTGACTTTGAATAATAGCGGCCCAGCCAATGCCACAGGGGTGAAAATTCAAGATTTACTACCTTCTGGTTTTAGCTTGATTGATGCTGACACAAGCGTGGGAACTTATGACAGTACAACTGGAATTTGGGATGTTGGTTGTATTGATTCAGGGGATAATGTCACCCTCACCTTGAAAGCCACAGTTTTGAATGTTGCTGATGGGGCTGCTTATACTAATGTGGCGGAAATTGTTGCCGCCGATCAAGAAGATCCAGATTCGGTTGTGAATAATGGCGATCCCACAGAGGATGACTACAGCAGTGCCACTTTATATGTAATTAAGCAGGCTGATTTATCACTGAGTCAAACAATATCTAATGAATCCCTATTTGTAGGTGATGAAGTCTCTTTTACCCTGACTTTGAATAATAGCGGCCCAGCCAATGCCACAGGGGTGAAAATTCAAGATTTACTACCTTCTGGTTTTAGCTTGATTGATGCTGACACAAGCGTGGGAACTTATGACAGTACAACTGGAATTTGGGATGTTGGTTGTATTGATTCAGGGGATAATGTCACCCTCACCTTGAAAGCCACAGTTTTGAATGTTGCTGATGGGGCTGCTTATACTAATGTGGCGGAAATTGTTGCCGCCGATCAAGAAGATCCAGATTCGGTTGTGAATAATGGCGATCCCACAGAGGATGACTACAGCAGTGCCACTTTATATGTAATTAAGCAGGCTGATTTATCACTGAGTCAAACAATATCTAATGAATCCCTATTTGTAGGTGATGAAGTCTCTTTTACCCTGACTTTGAATAATAGCGGCCCAGCCAATGCCACAGGGGTGAAAATTCAAGATTTACTACCTTCTGGTTTTAGCTTGATTGATGCTGACACAAGCGTGGGAACTTATGACAGTACAATAGGGATTTGGGATGTTGGTTCTATCAAATCCGGCGATAATGTTACCCTCACCCTGAAAGCCACAGTTTTGAATGCCACAGATGCATCTGCTTATACCAATATGGCGGAAATTGTTGCCGCCGATCAAGAAGATCCAGATTCAGTTGTGAATAATGGAAACCCCACAGAAGATGACTACAACAGTATCTTGGCACCTGTAGCTAACCTATCTATAGAAAAAGAATTTACCCTGGTTAATCAACAATCCTTTAGCGATTTGAAACAATCTGTTGATTACAACAACGATGGTAAAGCAGATCAGTTAATTGCGCTGCCTGGAGATGAAGTTACATTTACAATTACTGTTCGCAATAATGGTTTTGGTGATGCCACAGGGGTACAAATTGTTGATGACCTCAGACAAAAGTTGCCCATTGGTTTAGATTTTGTCAGCTTTGCTGATCTCGATAGTGGCACAAGTATTGACACAGACAATAATGTCCAAACTCTAGAAATTTTGTTTGACAATATTGCTGCTGGAGAAGCCAAAACTATTACCGTCAATGCCAAAGTTAGTACTGAAAATATTACATCTGTAAATTTAACAGGCAGACTGGGAACTATTGACCCGGAAACAGATAAGATAAATACGGCTTTGCCCGAATATTATGAAACACCTTTTAATGGAGTATTTTTCCTCAATTACAATGTGCAAAAAAGCAACGGGGACGATAAGGTAGAATTTGGGTTTTTAAATATTCAAAACCAAGCCGAAGTTGTAGCGGTTAACGGTAAAACGCTAAACTCTGGTACAGTTGCAGCTAGTAGTAGGTTAGATGTTTCCACATATAAACTTGAAGGCACTTTAAATAACGAACAGCCATTTAGAGTGTTTTCGGTAGAGAATTTCAATAACCCAAACAATACTAACGCTTCATTCTTCTTTAATCCCGATCCTATTAGTGGTTCTATTAGTGTTGGCTATCCTTACCAAAATCAATCCGAGTTTTTACAACCAGGAGAGATTGGTATCGCTGGATTTGAAGCAGAGTGGGCAAAAAGTACAGCTCCGCAATATTTAGCTGATTTAGCAGTTTGGAATGGGCTAGGAGCTGATGGCAATTTAACCAACGCTGGTGAAACCACAACTGTAGATGAACAAGCCGTAATCAATGCCCTGTATAATTTTATCGCAGATGGTGTTTATAGTCGCGATCGCTTTAATAACGGTTCCTTTACCTTTAATAACGGTACCCAAGTAGAAAACCTCATCTTTCAAGCAGGTCAATATTCCCCAGAACTGATTGATTTTGTCAATATCTTAGTCACAGATACAGGTGTAGTTTTCACTGAAACTAACCCACAAATTAATAGGCAAGCATTACCTGATGCTCAAATTGAGAGTTTCAGCACAGTTGCAGATTCACAATTTACTGACTTACAAGCTATCTTTGACTCCTTTAATTTTTCCGTGCCGACTGGAGTTAATATTACGATTCAAGATTCTAATGGCGATGGCAGCATTTCTACACGCTTGCAAGAAATAGGCGGTTATAAAAATAATTGGTTAGTCTCCAGCATTACGATTGATAGTAATGTGAATCACGTGACTTTTGCAGCTTGTGGAAGTGGGGCAAACTATGATTTTGCTTCGCAGAATTTGATTATTTCTAATCCCAATACTACTTTCACTTTGAAAGGCAGCGAATATGACAAAAATAAAATTATTGGCACTCGGTTTGATGATGTAATTAAAGGTGGAAACTGTGCTGATAGTTTATCTGGTTTCGATGGCAATGATGTGATTTGTGGCGAAAAAGGAGACGATTTAATTACTGGCGGTAGAGGCGATGATTATTTAAGTGGAGGTGACGGGTACGATCGCTTTATCTTTGGTGCTAACTTTGGTAACGATACCATCCATGATTTTTGTGAATGTGATGCTATCGACCTCAAGCAATTGATTCTGACTCAAGGTACTTTGGATAGCAATGGTGATGGTGTGGTTGATAGCTGCGATCAACTCGCCTCAATAGACAATTGTAATCTTAAGCTAGATCTAACCTCTATAAATGGTGGTACTATCACTTTCACAGGAGTCACTTCGGTTAACATCACCGATTTTATTCTTTAA
- a CDS encoding glycosyltransferase family 4 protein, whose translation MKVIAVMPLAEQRGGGEMMFWDLMQQGRQAGIEWIAVFLEDGPMVEQVRALGIDTRVIESGRLREVHRMISTVFRIALLAKQERVDAIANWMWITQIYGGLAAIASGIPAVWYQLEVPNAKSWLLQLATLLPARAIITLSKEGKEAQAKIWPYRPTHLVYPGVALDRFEPTVLPSPMEARLKLGLPLNGPLIGIVGRLQRWKGMHTVVDAMPQILQRYPDANCVIVGGKHDLEDDYEDSLKAQIADLGLSDRVLMVGLQRNIPEWMQAMDICIHASDNEPFGIVIIEAMALGKPVVAGDAGGPTEIITDGVNGLLTPYGDADALAIAILRYLDDPEFSATVGVAARQRALDFSTQRYAQNFINTVRYAVSHVSKSITTVKTTPSTLN comes from the coding sequence ATGAAAGTTATTGCTGTTATGCCACTGGCCGAACAAAGAGGTGGCGGTGAAATGATGTTTTGGGATTTGATGCAACAAGGACGGCAAGCTGGTATTGAATGGATAGCGGTATTTTTAGAAGATGGCCCAATGGTGGAACAGGTAAGGGCATTGGGTATTGATACCAGAGTGATTGAAAGTGGCCGTCTGCGTGAAGTTCACCGGATGATCAGTACGGTGTTTCGTATAGCTTTGCTGGCTAAACAAGAACGTGTAGATGCGATCGCAAATTGGATGTGGATTACTCAGATATATGGAGGGCTAGCTGCGATCGCATCTGGTATACCTGCTGTATGGTATCAACTAGAAGTACCTAACGCTAAGTCTTGGTTGTTGCAATTGGCGACGTTATTACCAGCACGGGCAATTATTACTCTCTCTAAAGAGGGTAAGGAAGCACAGGCGAAGATTTGGCCTTATAGACCAACACACTTAGTATATCCAGGTGTGGCTTTAGACCGATTTGAGCCGACTGTCCTACCTTCGCCAATGGAAGCGCGGTTGAAGTTAGGCTTACCATTAAACGGCCCGTTGATTGGGATTGTGGGGCGTTTGCAACGATGGAAGGGAATGCATACTGTAGTAGATGCAATGCCACAAATATTGCAGAGATATCCTGATGCTAATTGTGTAATTGTTGGCGGTAAGCATGATTTAGAGGATGATTATGAGGACTCCTTAAAAGCACAAATAGCAGATTTGGGTTTAAGCGATCGCGTGTTGATGGTGGGACTACAGCGCAATATTCCTGAGTGGATGCAAGCGATGGATATCTGTATCCATGCTTCTGATAATGAGCCTTTTGGGATTGTGATTATCGAAGCTATGGCCCTGGGTAAACCGGTGGTTGCTGGCGATGCTGGCGGCCCGACAGAAATCATTACAGATGGCGTGAATGGGCTGTTGACACCTTATGGTGATGCAGATGCATTAGCGATCGCAATTCTTCGCTATCTCGATGATCCAGAATTTAGCGCTACTGTCGGAGTTGCAGCACGACAACGCGCCCTGGATTTTTCCACGCAACGTTACGCCCAAAATTTTATTAATACAGTTCGGTATGCTGTTTCTCATGTGTCTAAAAGCATCACAACTGTTAAGACAACTCCTTCAACTTTGAATTAG
- a CDS encoding O-antigen ligase domain-containing protein, with product MPSKQKQILYNPVLQENFSPQDRAAQAWIVILGYVLLTVVCYFTGAATMLRLIFPATSLVVALFLYFRHPILYIGFTWWIWFLTPLVARLVDYRVGWDPTRQILIAPYLVVFVTIGTFIKYLPSSIRQGGLPFFLAFIGVFYGFLVGLIYNAPVPVARGLLDWLSPIVFAFHLFMNWRDYPTYREQMQRVFLWCVLITGAYGVYQFVVAPEWDRYWLIESKMFTSSGDPEPFGMRVWSTLHSVGPFGSVMQAGLLLLFTRTGFLIFPASAVGYLSFLLAQARTNWGGWLLGVIMILGSVKAKIQMRLITIIVVMAICVVPLTTIEPISEVVTSRLETFSNLENDTSFKDRSGSYDKNLGIALSNVLGNGLGNIWKVNEKTGQIEVFVIDSGVLDMFFTLGWAGAIFYLGGLILTVINVSKYKEGRFDSFVSAARAIGISGCLQLVIGSGMLSVAGMILWGFLAMAMAAHKYYEHHSNLQYPIIKYPSSVSQIGNSN from the coding sequence ATGCCTTCTAAACAGAAACAGATACTTTACAATCCTGTTTTGCAAGAAAACTTCTCTCCCCAAGACCGAGCCGCACAAGCTTGGATAGTAATCTTGGGTTACGTATTGCTCACAGTAGTTTGTTATTTTACTGGTGCAGCAACAATGTTGCGGTTAATTTTTCCCGCAACCTCTTTAGTAGTAGCTTTATTTCTTTATTTCCGTCATCCAATTCTCTATATTGGGTTTACCTGGTGGATTTGGTTTCTCACGCCTTTAGTTGCGCGGTTAGTAGATTATCGAGTGGGTTGGGACCCTACTCGTCAGATACTCATTGCACCCTATTTAGTGGTATTTGTCACTATTGGCACTTTCATTAAATACTTACCTAGTAGTATTCGCCAAGGAGGTTTACCTTTCTTTTTGGCGTTTATTGGGGTATTTTATGGGTTTTTAGTTGGTCTGATTTATAATGCTCCTGTCCCTGTAGCGCGCGGTCTTTTAGATTGGCTGAGTCCGATTGTTTTCGCTTTTCATTTATTTATGAACTGGCGAGATTATCCAACTTACCGAGAGCAAATGCAGCGTGTATTTCTCTGGTGTGTGTTAATTACTGGTGCTTACGGTGTCTATCAATTTGTGGTAGCACCGGAATGGGATAGATATTGGCTCATCGAGTCCAAAATGTTTACCAGTTCCGGAGATCCAGAACCTTTTGGGATGCGTGTTTGGAGTACTTTGCACTCAGTTGGGCCTTTTGGCTCTGTGATGCAAGCTGGTCTATTGTTATTATTTACCAGAACTGGATTTTTAATTTTTCCTGCTTCGGCTGTGGGTTATTTGTCATTCCTATTAGCACAAGCACGTACTAATTGGGGCGGTTGGTTGTTAGGCGTAATTATGATTTTGGGTTCAGTCAAAGCTAAAATCCAAATGCGCTTAATTACTATTATTGTGGTTATGGCAATATGTGTTGTTCCCTTAACCACTATTGAGCCAATTTCGGAAGTTGTGACTAGTCGGTTAGAAACTTTTTCTAATTTAGAGAATGACACAAGTTTTAAAGATAGATCGGGCAGTTATGATAAAAATCTCGGTATTGCACTTTCTAATGTATTAGGTAACGGTTTAGGTAATATATGGAAGGTCAATGAGAAAACTGGACAAATCGAAGTATTTGTAATTGACAGTGGTGTTCTAGATATGTTTTTCACCTTGGGTTGGGCTGGTGCTATCTTTTATTTGGGTGGGTTAATTCTGACAGTTATTAATGTTAGTAAGTATAAAGAAGGTCGGTTTGATAGTTTTGTCAGTGCTGCCCGAGCGATAGGGATAAGTGGCTGTTTACAATTAGTGATTGGTAGCGGAATGCTGAGTGTTGCTGGCATGATTTTATGGGGATTTCTAGCTATGGCTATGGCAGCACATAAATATTATGAGCATCACAGCAATTTGCAATATCCAATTATTAAGTATCCTAGTTCTGTCTCCCAAATAGGTAATTCTAATTAA
- a CDS encoding glycosyltransferase family 2 protein produces MKNTVLIPTYRRPLDLSRCLLALQTQTKPVDQVIVVVRDTDSDTWQFLADFPTDKLPLQTVTVSVPGVVAALNAGLAAVEGDIVSITDDDAAPHPDWLEKINAHFLADSNIAGVGGRDWIYQRNQLEDGSQSVVGKLQWFGRVIGNHHLGVGEAREVDVLKGVNMSFRHAAIAQLHFDERMRGTGAQVHFEMAFTFALKRAGWKLIYDPQVAVDHYPAQRFDEDQRHNFNEMAFINLVHNETLVLLDHLPSLRRAVFLLWAIFIGTSDSLGLVQWLRLLPSQGQLAGKKFLASLRGRWLGWQTHKQFKIQNTLQEAQRATKFKSKFVVF; encoded by the coding sequence ATGAAAAACACTGTTCTGATCCCCACTTATCGCCGTCCTCTAGATTTGTCTCGTTGTCTTTTAGCACTACAAACACAAACTAAACCAGTCGATCAAGTAATCGTTGTTGTTCGCGATACAGATAGCGATACTTGGCAATTTCTGGCGGATTTTCCCACCGATAAACTACCACTACAAACTGTTACAGTTAGCGTACCTGGAGTAGTAGCAGCCTTAAACGCCGGACTCGCCGCAGTTGAGGGAGACATTGTTTCAATTACAGATGATGATGCAGCTCCCCATCCTGATTGGTTAGAGAAAATCAACGCACATTTTCTCGCAGATAGCAACATTGCTGGTGTTGGTGGGCGTGATTGGATCTATCAACGCAATCAACTGGAAGATGGTTCTCAGTCGGTAGTTGGGAAATTACAGTGGTTCGGACGGGTGATTGGAAACCATCACCTAGGAGTGGGAGAAGCGCGGGAAGTTGATGTTCTCAAAGGCGTGAACATGAGTTTTCGTCACGCTGCGATCGCGCAATTGCATTTTGATGAAAGAATGCGTGGTACAGGCGCACAAGTCCATTTTGAAATGGCGTTTACCTTCGCCTTAAAACGCGCTGGTTGGAAGCTAATTTACGATCCCCAAGTGGCAGTCGATCATTATCCAGCACAGCGTTTTGATGAAGACCAACGCCATAATTTTAATGAAATGGCCTTTATTAATTTAGTCCATAATGAAACTTTAGTTTTATTAGATCATCTGCCATCGTTACGCCGTGCAGTGTTTTTATTATGGGCAATATTCATAGGCACAAGTGATAGTTTGGGCTTAGTCCAATGGTTGAGATTGTTACCTAGCCAAGGACAATTAGCAGGTAAAAAATTCCTGGCTTCTTTGCGTGGGCGTTGGTTAGGATGGCAAACACATAAACAATTCAAAATTCAAAATACCCTACAGGAAGCGCAGCGCGCTACAAAATTCAAAAGTAAATTTGTTGTGTTTTGA